The following DNA comes from Quercus robur chromosome 1, dhQueRobu3.1, whole genome shotgun sequence.
ttaACAATAGTAGTCTTAGTAGATTATCTTTTCATCATAGCTAGGCTATTTTATTCAAGtccctttattttttctgttgTATGAACCCAATTCACTCTGACAGTATCATGGTATTTGCTCTTCCTCACCTTCTTGTTCTCTTACTAATTCTGCTACCAATTTCTTCTATTGCACAAAATAATGGTAGTGTTACTGTTGGCAACTCTCTCACAGCCACTGACAACACCACTTCATGGCTATCACCTTCTGGTGAGTTTGCCTTCGGATTTCGTCCTCTCAACCAGACAGATCTCTTCCTTCTTTCTATTTGGTTTGACAAAATACCAGATAAAACCGTAGTTTGGTATGCTAGAGTAGATAACCCTGTACCAAGGGGATCAAATGTGAAGCTAGATGCTGACAATGGGCTAGTCCTTACTGGTCCTCAAGGGGATGAGTTATGGACAGCTAATACAATTGTTGGTACTGTAGCCTATGGCGTTATGAGCAACACAGGCAACTTTGTACTTCAAGATAGCAGCTTTAATAACTTATGGGAGAGCTTCAAGAATCCCACCGATACATTGTTGCCTTCACAAATTGTGGAAAGATCAGCTGGGGTGGTGCTTTATTCTCGACAATCAGAGACCAACTTTTCCAAAGGGAGGTTTCTGCTAAAGCTGCAGGATGATGGGGATCTTGTGCTCAATACCATAAACTTGCCCACGGATAATGCTAATGACCCTTATTATAATAGTGAAACTGTTGCTAGTGTTAATGATTCGGGTACTGCTGGTAAACAACTGGTGTTCAACAATTCAGGCTACATTTACATTCTGAGAGAGAACAACCAAACGTTTCGTCTAAGCCAGGTAAAGCCAGACTCAACTGCTGATTTCTATTTTAGAGCTACTATCAACTTTGACGGAGTTTTCACTCAATATTCTTACCCAAAGACATCCAATGCCAATGGAAGCTGGACTTCGCTCTGGTCTATTCCAGAAAATATTTGTCGCGCTACTGTTTCAAACTCAGGCAGTGGCACTTGTGGATATAACAGTATCTGCACCCTTAAATCAGATCGAAGGCCGAAGTGTGATTGCCCCATGGGTTACTCCTTACTTGATCCAAATGACCAGTATGGCAGCTGCCAGCCAGTCTTCATACAAGGCTGTCAAGAAGACAAGCAAGATCCTGGAAAAAATCTGTATTATTTTGAAGTGCTAATAAATACAGATTGGCCAAACGCTGACTACGCGTTCCTCAAGCCTTATACTGAAAATCAATGCAAACAGTCATGCATGGAAGATTGTATGTGTGCTGTTGCCATTTTCAGATT
Coding sequences within:
- the LOC126724195 gene encoding G-type lectin S-receptor-like serine/threonine-protein kinase RLK1 isoform X2, with the protein product MNPIHSDSIMVFALPHLLVLLLILLPISSIAQNNGSVTVGNSLTATDNTTSWLSPSGEFAFGFRPLNQTDLFLLSIWFDKIPDKTVVWYARVDNPVPRGSNVKLDADNGLVLTGPQGDELWTANTIVGTVAYGVMSNTGNFVLQDSSFNNLWESFKNPTDTLLPSQIVERSAGVVLYSRQSETNFSKGRFLLKLQDDGDLVLNTINLPTDNANDPYYNSETVASVNDSGTAGKQLVFNNSGYIYILRENNQTFRLSQVKPDSTADFYFRATINFDGVFTQYSYPKTSNANGSWTSLWSIPENICRATVSNSGSGTCGYNSICTLKSDRRPKCDCPMGYSLLDPNDQYGSCQPVFIQGCQEDKQDPGKNLYYFEVLINTDWPNADYAFLKPYTENQCKQSCMEDCMCAVAIFRLGDSCWKKKLPLSNGRVDSSINGGKAFIKIRNSSSIPPLGPHFPNNPESRKKNQDNLILVGSVLLGGSLFVNIILIVAICVSVFFIYHKKLRRPMSNVNSSETNMRFFTYQELVEATGGFKEELGKGAFGVVYKEAIEMGSSVPVAVKKLYSLVQDNEREFKTEVNVIGQTNHKNLVRLVGFCDEGLQRLLVYEFLSNGSLASFLFGDLKPSWKQRINIAVGIARGLLYLHDECSTQIIHCDIKPQNILLDNYYNARIADFGLAKLLMMDQSQTRTAIRGTKGYVAPEWFRNMPITAKVDVYSFGVMLLEIICCRRSVNVETIEEEKAILTDWAYDCYREGVLDPLVEHDVEVLNDREKLEKYVMVAIWCIQEDPSLRPTMRRVTQMLEGVVEVLVPPCPCPFSRTVTMS
- the LOC126724195 gene encoding G-type lectin S-receptor-like serine/threonine-protein kinase RLK1 isoform X3 — protein: MNPIHSDSIMVFALPHLLVLLLILLPISSIAQNNGSVTVGNSLTATDNTTSWLSPSGEFAFGFRPLNQTDLFLLSIWFDKIPDKTVVWYARVDNPVPRGSNVKLDADNGLVLTGPQGDELWTANTIVGTVAYGVMSNTGNFVLQDSSFNNLWESFKNPTDTLLPSQIVERSAGVVLYSRQSETNFSKGRFLLKLQDDGDLVLNTINLPTDNANDPYYNSETVASVNDSGTAGKQLVFNNSGYIYILRENNQTFRLSQVKPDSTADFYFRATINFDGVFTQYSYPKTSNANGSWTSLWSIPENICRATVSNSGSGTCGYNSICTLKSDRRPKCDCPMGYSLLDPNDQYGSCQPVFIQGCQEDKQDPGKNLYYFEVLINTDWPNADYAFLKPYTENQCKQSCMEDCMCAVAIFRLGDSCWKKKLPLSNGRVDSSINGGKVFIKIRNGSSIPPLGPHFPNNPESRKKNQDNLILVGSVLLGGSLFVNIILIVAICVSVFFIYHKKLRRPMSNVNSSETNMRFFTYQELVEATGGFKEELGKGAFGVVYKEAIEMGSSVPVAVKKLYSLVQDNEREFKTEVNVIGQTNHKNLVRLVGFCDEGLQRLLVYEFLSNGSLASFLFGDLKPSWKQRINIAVGIARGLLYLHDECSTQIIHCDIKPQNILLDNYYNARIADFGLAKLLMMDQSQTRTAIRGTKGYVAPEWFRNMPITAKVDVYSFGVMLLEIICCRRSVNVETIEEEKAILTDWAYDCYREGVLDPLVEHDVEVLNDREKLEKYVMVAIWCIQEDPSLRPTMRRVTQMLEGVVEVLVPPCPCPFSRTVTMS